In Planktothrix sp. FACHB-1365, the genomic stretch AAGGCGATTTTTGGTAAATTCCTCCCCTTAGACTTAACTTGATCAAGGCTTTCAAGGAATTGAAAAATGCTTCAAACCGAACGGTAGAACTCCTATTTGCTTATAAACGTAACTCATCCATTTCCCCGCCGAAGTCAACCTGATCTGAGTTTTGATTTAAAGATTGCACGTTGAGGGTTTAAGATGATTTTCCTCGGCCCTTATAGGCTGTTATCTCCTTAGTATAGCATTTGTTCAAGCTGTCAAAAAGGATTGAAATAATACTAATTTGAGATATTTCCCTATAATTCTTTATTTTTGTTTAAAAAAGTATACATACTCACCGAAGGAGTCAGGAGAAAGGAGATAAAAATCAAGGATTAGCCAGATTAAAACCTTTAATTTTTTTAATCTAAAGAATTCGCTGTTTAATTCTCTAGGTCTCCTGACATAGAAAAAAAAAGTCTTGAGCCCCGGCTTAATATCTGAACTCAAATCAAACTTTATATAGCGCTACGCATTACGGTGTTTGACATTTTTAAACTCTAAAACCCTTTCACTTCTTACTGTTCCCTGTTCCCTGTTCCCTGTTCCCTCGCGCGTAGCGCTATAGTTTAGTTTCTTAAGGGCTCATAACGCTTGATTGATTCAAAACCCACTCCATTAATCCAGGGAATAATCGATAGGTTTCTGTCGCTAATACAGCAGGGCCAACGATCACTTCACTTTGTTTTTTCTCAACCGCATTCCAAATGGCTTGAGCAATATCTTCCGGTTGACTCACCCAGGTAGACGCTAAAGCAGAGTCCAAACGTTGACGCAATTGTTCAATTTCTAACTCATTTTCCCCTCGAAATTGCGCTCGTTCCATAAAATTACTATTAATAATACCCGGATGAACGGCACAAACCTGAATCCCCTTTTTCTGTACTTCTAATCTCAAGGATTCCGTTAATCCAACCACAGCATATTTACTCGCACAATAGGCAGCCATTTGCGGAAAAGGAATTTTCCCTCCAAAGGAACCTACATTCACAATAGTTCCCTGTTTTTGAGCTAAAAAATGGGGTAATAAAGCATGAATTAAATTGACATAACCAAAGAAATTAGTATTCATTAATAAATGCCAATCTTCTAAAGTTGTATGTTCAACGGATGCGGTCAAACAAATCCCAGCATTATTTACTAAAACATCAAGGGTTTCATAATAATCTAAAGCTTTTTCGACTAAATAGCGAACCTGATCAATATCGGTGACATCCGTAGGAATCGCTAAGGTTGAAACCCCTAATGATAAAACTTCCTCCGCAACAGCTTCTAAACGTTCGGGTTCCCGTGCTGCTAAAATCACATTGTAGCCCTTCTGTGCAAATAATAAAGCGGTTGCTTTACCAGTTCCTTGAGACGCGCCTGTAATTAAAACGGTTGATGTCATAGGATAAAATCATGGGTTTATGCTTTATAAAGTAACGCATAAATTAACAAATGAGCAAAACTTAGGTTAAACTTTAGAGATTAATTCCTTGATTTTATTAAATAGAAATGCAGCGTTTTTATTACCCATCTCCTAGGTTTGTTTGGGGAGTGGTTATAGTTGGGGTCATGGCGATTTCAGTCGGTTCGATTTTAGTGCGGCTTGCTTTAAATGCTGCGGATCAAAGTGGTATTGGTTTTAGTTTAGTGATGGCAGCGATTCGCTTAACGGGAGCAGCTTTAATTGTATTACCAACCGCCTTAAAAGTTCAATGGCGATCGCTTTCTTTCCAAGCTTTTAGTTATGCAGTCGCAGCCGGATGTTGTTTAGCGTTCCATTTCGCCACCTGGATTACCTCTTTATCCTATACTTCCATTGCGGCTTCTACAACTTTAGTGACCACGACTCCAATTTGGGTGGCAATTTTATCCAAATTTTGGTTAAAAGAAAAACTCTCTTCCCTAAAAATTTTAGGAATTGCAATTGCATTTTTAGGGGGAATTATGATTGGCTTGAGTGAGACTCAAGGAGGAGATTTTTATTCTAATCCTTTACTGGGGAATAGTTTAGCATTAATTGGAGCTTGGGCAGTCAGTTTTTATTTAATGTTTGGGCGAGAAGCTCAACAACGGGGATTTTCCGTTGGGGGTTATGTCATCGTTGCTTATACTGTTGCATCAATGATTTTATTACCCTTACCGTTGATGTTGGGTGTGGGTTATACCGATTATCCCGCTACGGTTTATTTATATCTTTTATTAATGGCAATTGTGCCTCAATTAATCGGTCATACCAGTTTTAATTGGGCGATTAATCAAATCTCTCCTACTTTAGTTACTTTAGCCATTTTATTAGAACCCATTGGCGCTAGTTTTTTAGGTTATTTATTCTTCAATGAAGTTCCTCCCTTAACCGTATTAATCGGGGGAATAATTGTTTTAACAGGAGTTGCGATCGCGGTGATTAATTCTGAGTTAAAATCAGGAATATAGGGCGGTGCGTGCGCGGAGCTTACGCACCCTACCCTGGTCAATTATCTTCTGTTATTACATTTGACTCGTTGGCTTTCTATTGTGTAATCTCGTGGAATTGTACTTAAATCCATTCCCGGTTGATAAATTGTTTTTGCATCCCATAATTTAGCTCCCGTTAAGTTAACTCCGTTTAAATTTGTTTGAGCATCAATAATGACCCCACTTAAGTCAGTTTTACTTAAATCTGCTCCACTTAAATCTGCTCCACTTAAGTTAGCATCAACAAAATTAGCAAAGGAAAAATTAGTATTCTTTAAATTGGTATTCGATAGGTTAGCACAGGTAAAAAATGCGCCTCGGAAATTACCACCACTGAGGTTAGCATTACTTAGATTTGCTTGTCGTAATTGAGAATTCACGCGGCTTTGATTACTTAAATCTGCCCCTTGTAAATTACATCCTTGACAAGAACGAGCTTGACCGCTTAAGAAAACCGCCGGATCTGTTGTGTTAAATTGAGCCACCGTTGGTGCGACAAAAACAACAGGAGCAAATAAAGCCAAAATTCCCCAATATTTATATTTCATGGATCATAATCCTCAGCTATTATGATTTAATTACTAACATATAAAATTCATGATGTCAATTTTAAATCTGATTTCCGATGCCCTAATATTCTAACGAGTTAATTTAATCATCGATTTAGCTGATTTAAAGATAAAATAGAAACAATAATTATAATCTCTTTAATGGGATTGCGGATCTAAAGCATCCCTTAAACCATCCCCCACTGCATTGATACTCAAAACTGTTAAAAAAATCGCTAACCCTGGAAATAAAGCTAAATAAGGGGCAGTTTCTAAATAATTTTGAGCATCATAAAGCATTCTTCCCCAGGTGGGAACATCGGGGGGAAATCCTAATCCTAAAAAACTTAAGGTGGATTCTGTAATAATCGCAGTTCCCACTGATAAAGTCGCTGCGACAATTACAGGACTCAAAACATTAGGAAGAATATGCACCCAAATTAATCGATTAGAAGATGCACCGATCGCTTTAGCAGCCGTAATAAAATCGCGTTCTTTTGTGGTGAGAAAACTAGCCCGAACTAATCGCGCCACCGACATCCAATTTAACGCCCCCACAACCATAATAATTAATAGGAAAATACCCACTTCTGGCCCCGCAATTTGTTTCAGAGGTTCTCGAAATAGATAAATGACTAATAATAATACTGGTAATTGTGGCAAAGAAAGAAATAAATCGGTTAATCGCATTAGTATACTATCCAAAATTCCCCCATAAAATCCAGCGATCGCCCCGACTAATATTCCTAATAAAATTGCTACTATCATGGCAGCTACACCAACGGTTAAGGAAACTCTTCCTCCGATTAATAAACGAGCTAATTGATCCTGTCCTAAATCATTAGTTCCTAATAAATGTTTCCAACTGGGCGGAGAAAGGGAACTGACAAAATCAATTTCTGTCGGACGAATTTTATAAATCCAAGGGCCAATGATTACAGCTAAAATAATGAACAGCAAAATTAGTGTTCCTAAAACAGCTATTTTATCGCGTTTAAATTGTCGCCAAGCAGTCTGAATTAGGCTTCTAGGTTGGGTGGTTTTAGCGATGGGGTCAGACGGTTTAATTAAAGCCATATTTTTGGGTTAATGATTAATATTGAACTCGTGGATCTAAGAATCCATATAATAGATCAGCCAATAAGTTAAAAAGTACCACTAAAATAGCATAAACCATTGTAATCCCCATAATAACCGGGGTATCACTCCGAAAAATCGAGTCAATTAATAATGCCCCAATCCCCGGAATTCTAAACACCTGTTCTGTGACTAATGATCCCGCAAATAAACCGGGAATTTCTAAAGCCATTAAAGTTACTACTGGAATTAAAGCATTTCTTAAGATATGACCGTTAATTACATTCAATTTCGGTAAACCTTTGGAATAAGCTGTGCGAACATAATTTTGATTCAATTGTTCTAAGAAAGAAGACCGAATAAACCGCATTAAAATTGCAGCTTGATAGAAACCTAAAACACAGACGGGCATAATAGACTGTTGAATTTGTTGC encodes the following:
- a CDS encoding SDR family oxidoreductase is translated as MTSTVLITGASQGTGKATALLFAQKGYNVILAAREPERLEAVAEEVLSLGVSTLAIPTDVTDIDQVRYLVEKALDYYETLDVLVNNAGICLTASVEHTTLEDWHLLMNTNFFGYVNLIHALLPHFLAQKQGTIVNVGSFGGKIPFPQMAAYCASKYAVVGLTESLRLEVQKKGIQVCAVHPGIINSNFMERAQFRGENELEIEQLRQRLDSALASTWVSQPEDIAQAIWNAVEKKQSEVIVGPAVLATETYRLFPGLMEWVLNQSSVMSP
- a CDS encoding DMT family transporter → MAISVGSILVRLALNAADQSGIGFSLVMAAIRLTGAALIVLPTALKVQWRSLSFQAFSYAVAAGCCLAFHFATWITSLSYTSIAASTTLVTTTPIWVAILSKFWLKEKLSSLKILGIAIAFLGGIMIGLSETQGGDFYSNPLLGNSLALIGAWAVSFYLMFGREAQQRGFSVGGYVIVAYTVASMILLPLPLMLGVGYTDYPATVYLYLLLMAIVPQLIGHTSFNWAINQISPTLVTLAILLEPIGASFLGYLFFNEVPPLTVLIGGIIVLTGVAIAVINSELKSGI
- a CDS encoding pentapeptide repeat-containing protein; the protein is MKYKYWGILALFAPVVFVAPTVAQFNTTDPAVFLSGQARSCQGCNLQGADLSNQSRVNSQLRQANLSNANLSGGNFRGAFFTCANLSNTNLKNTNFSFANFVDANLSGADLSGADLSKTDLSGVIIDAQTNLNGVNLTGAKLWDAKTIYQPGMDLSTIPRDYTIESQRVKCNNRR
- a CDS encoding ABC transporter permease; this translates as MALIKPSDPIAKTTQPRSLIQTAWRQFKRDKIAVLGTLILLFIILAVIIGPWIYKIRPTEIDFVSSLSPPSWKHLLGTNDLGQDQLARLLIGGRVSLTVGVAAMIVAILLGILVGAIAGFYGGILDSILMRLTDLFLSLPQLPVLLLVIYLFREPLKQIAGPEVGIFLLIIMVVGALNWMSVARLVRASFLTTKERDFITAAKAIGASSNRLIWVHILPNVLSPVIVAATLSVGTAIITESTLSFLGLGFPPDVPTWGRMLYDAQNYLETAPYLALFPGLAIFLTVLSINAVGDGLRDALDPQSH